The genome window GAAAGCTGTCTACATAAAGAAAGGGATAAATAAAATGTCCCTTTCTCAAGTAGAAGGATTTGTTAATGATATAGCTTGTAAAGGTATAGAGGTAGGAAAGCAACACGCTTATAGAGATGGAGTAAAAGAAGGGTTAAACATAGTACAAAAAGCACTTAGGGAATTGTACGGATTTGGAGATAAGAGAATTAAAAGAATAGAAGAATATATAAACAACAGCTTGGAAAAAGAACTATAAGGGGAGGAAATAAGGATGTATAACTTAAAGGTAATAGAAAATAAGGGAGAAAGAGTTTTAACAACTGAGCAGTTAGCTCAAGTGTATGGAGTTGAGGAAGTTAGGATAAGACAAGGATTTTCAAGAAATCAAGAAAGATTTGAAGAAGGAAAGCACTACTATAGGCTTATAGGAGAAGAATTAAAAGAATTTAAAGCCAAGTATCTTAAAGATACTAACCTTAAATTTGTTAGCGAATTACTACTATGGACAGAAAGAGGAGCAAATAGACATTGTAAAATATTAGATACAGACAAAGCTTGGGAGCAATTTGATAATTTAGAAGAAACTTATTTCAAAGTGAAAGAACAGATACAAGTACCTAATTTGAGTATAGAGGATATGTTTATACAGCAATTAAAAGAACAAAAGCTACTTAAAAACAGAGTCGGAACAATTGAGTATAAACTAGATAGTTTAGAGATAAGTCCGTTTCAGAGAAAACAATTGATGAATCTTAGAAATAAAAGAGTTATAGAGTTACTTGGTGGAAAGAAAAGCGAAGCTTATAAAGATAGTAGTTTTAGATCGAAAGTATATGCAGACCTATCTAGACAGTTTAACAGGTACTTTGATATACCTGGCTATGAATGGACACCTAAGAATAGATTTGAGGAAGCACAAAGGTTAATAAGAGGATATAACTTATCAATGGAGCTTAATCTAGAATTAGATAATATTAATAGACAGATAGCGATGTAGGGGGCTAGGGAATGACAGAAATAAGGTGTAAATGGTGCAACAAGCTATTAGGAACAACAGATTATAAGGAAAGATTTGAAATAGAGATACTATGCCCTAAATGTAAACACAAATATAGATATAGAATAGAGGCTCAAGAAGCCCAGGGTTAACTAAAACCTTGGGCTTTTTATATTCTGGGGTGATAAGATGAATTACTTAACGGAAGTTAAAGCAATTAAAGAAGTTGAAGAAGGTACATATTTAAAGGTGTTTATACCTAAAGAATATGTAAAAGACACCATAGAACGATTTAAACAGGGAAATAAGGCGTTTGCAGAGATAAGACTAGATGATAATAGAAGAATTACAAACGAACAGAGAAAGAAGTATTTTGCGACCCTTAAGGATATAGCAGATTATACAGGTAATGTCCTGGAAGATATGCACGATTATTTTAAGTTTATATATTGCTATAGGAATAGACAAGAGTATATATCTATGTCAGATTGTTCAGTTACAGAAGCTAGGGAAATGATAAATATTATTTTAGATTTTGCTCTTGAGAATGATATACCATTGAGTGATTTAGGAATTAATCGAACAGATGATATTAATAGATATTTGTATAGTTGTCTTATAAATAGAAGGTGTATGTGTTGTGGAAAGAAAGCAGACATACATCACGTAGATAAAGTGGGAATGGGGAGAAATAGAAATAAGATAAACCATGTAGGATTGAGGGCTATGTCTTTATGTAGGGTACATCACACAGAATCACACAATATAGGAGAGAAAGAATTTTACGATAAATACAAGGTGCATCCAATCAAGCTTGATGAAATAGCAGTTAAGAAATTAGGGTTATAGGGAGGAATTTTATACATGGAGAGAACTGAAAGAATGATAAGAGGATATTATAGAAATAAAAAAAGATTGAATACATCATTACAAAAACTAGAAGTTCAAAAAGAAAGAATAGAACAGATCAGAAGAGATATAAAAGAATGTAATATAAGTTTAGATACCACGATATCTTCTATAGATTATTCAGTAGATAGGGTACAAGGTAGCACTGTGATATCAGCAATAGAAAGAGAATTAGAAAGAAATATAGATATGCTTATAAGAGAATTAGAAAGAGCTATAAGATATAAGATCACCTTAGAATACAGAATAAAACGTAAAGAAGAACAACTTATGAATTTAGAAGTTATATTAAGAGGCCTAGACCAAGAGGAAAGAAAGTTATTAG of Gottschalkia purinilytica contains these proteins:
- a CDS encoding ORF6C domain-containing protein, producing MYNLKVIENKGERVLTTEQLAQVYGVEEVRIRQGFSRNQERFEEGKHYYRLIGEELKEFKAKYLKDTNLKFVSELLLWTERGANRHCKILDTDKAWEQFDNLEETYFKVKEQIQVPNLSIEDMFIQQLKEQKLLKNRVGTIEYKLDSLEISPFQRKQLMNLRNKRVIELLGGKKSEAYKDSSFRSKVYADLSRQFNRYFDIPGYEWTPKNRFEEAQRLIRGYNLSMELNLELDNINRQIAM
- a CDS encoding putative HNHc nuclease, whose translation is MNYLTEVKAIKEVEEGTYLKVFIPKEYVKDTIERFKQGNKAFAEIRLDDNRRITNEQRKKYFATLKDIADYTGNVLEDMHDYFKFIYCYRNRQEYISMSDCSVTEAREMINIILDFALENDIPLSDLGINRTDDINRYLYSCLINRRCMCCGKKADIHHVDKVGMGRNRNKINHVGLRAMSLCRVHHTESHNIGEKEFYDKYKVHPIKLDEIAVKKLGL
- a CDS encoding sigma factor-like helix-turn-helix DNA-binding protein → MERTERMIRGYYRNKKRLNTSLQKLEVQKERIEQIRRDIKECNISLDTTISSIDYSVDRVQGSTVISAIERELERNIDMLIRELERAIRYKITLEYRIKRKEEQLMNLEVILRGLDQEERKLLELLYKDKKTYRQIEHELHMTRSTISRRKKEILTSLAEIL